Proteins encoded in a region of the Novibacillus thermophilus genome:
- a CDS encoding bifunctional 4-hydroxy-2-oxoglutarate aldolase/2-dehydro-3-deoxy-phosphogluconate aldolase — protein sequence MKQRLLRRLYEQRIVAIIRGITGEGLDSLVGTLVESGIRIMEVTVDTPGVYDKIQKIKDEYGDEVAVGAGTVLDSETARTAISAGAEFLVSPSLNVDVIKTAKRYGKAVFPGCMTPTEIVQAFEAGADVIKVFPASVVGPRYFRELSGPLGHIPLMPTGGVNLDNALAYVEAGAAAVGLGSALVGRGGRQVDLADVKERAQAFRDLLRTRFG from the coding sequence GTGAAGCAGAGATTGCTCCGTCGGTTGTACGAACAGCGCATCGTCGCCATCATTCGCGGCATCACAGGGGAAGGGTTGGACAGTCTCGTCGGCACCTTGGTAGAGAGCGGCATTCGCATTATGGAGGTGACGGTCGACACCCCCGGGGTGTACGACAAAATCCAGAAAATTAAAGACGAGTACGGCGACGAAGTGGCCGTAGGAGCGGGGACGGTGTTGGACAGCGAGACAGCGCGCACCGCCATCAGTGCGGGAGCGGAGTTTCTCGTTTCCCCGTCGCTCAATGTGGACGTAATCAAAACAGCGAAGCGTTACGGGAAGGCGGTCTTTCCCGGATGTATGACGCCGACAGAGATCGTGCAGGCGTTTGAGGCTGGGGCCGATGTGATCAAAGTGTTTCCGGCCAGTGTGGTAGGGCCGCGGTATTTCCGCGAGTTGTCGGGGCCGTTGGGCCACATTCCGCTCATGCCCACCGGCGGGGTCAACCTAGACAACGCCCTGGCCTATGTGGAGGCCGGCGCAGCTGCTGTCGGCCTTGGAAGCGCCCTGGTCGGGCGCGGCGGACGGCAGGTGGACCTGGCGGACGTGAAAGAGAGAGCCCAGGCGTTTCGCGATTTACTGCGCACGAGATTCGGCTAA
- the dgoD gene encoding galactonate dehydratase: MKIKSMELFKVPPRWLFLKVTTDDGIEGWGEPIVEGKADTVETAVHEMSEYLIGKDASCIEDLWQVLYRGGFYRGGPVLTSAISGIEQALWDIKGKSLGVPVYELMGGAVRDKMQVYAWIGGDRPADVVNSAKKQVDAGFRALKMNATEEMGWIDSFGKVQKAVERVGKVREAVGYDVGIGIDFHGRVHKAMAKLLLKELEPFKPLFIEEPVLPENNEALLEISRHSVIPIATGERMYTRWGFKTVLTQGCVDIVQPDISHTGGIWETRKIAAMAESFDVAVAPHCPLGPIALAASLQLDFCTPNAFIQEQSLGIHYNQESDLLDYLAEPEVFEYKDGYVSRLTKPGLGIEIDEQKVRNMALQGHNWRNPVWRNEDGSVTEW, encoded by the coding sequence ATGAAAATAAAATCGATGGAGCTGTTCAAAGTTCCGCCGCGCTGGCTTTTTTTAAAGGTGACGACGGATGACGGCATTGAGGGTTGGGGAGAGCCGATTGTCGAAGGAAAAGCCGACACGGTGGAGACGGCGGTACACGAAATGAGTGAATATCTCATCGGTAAAGATGCTTCATGTATTGAAGATTTGTGGCAAGTGTTGTACCGCGGCGGGTTTTATCGCGGTGGTCCTGTTTTGACAAGTGCTATCTCCGGAATTGAACAAGCCTTGTGGGACATTAAAGGAAAAAGCTTAGGGGTTCCAGTGTACGAGTTGATGGGTGGAGCCGTTCGGGACAAAATGCAAGTTTACGCGTGGATAGGTGGTGATAGGCCCGCTGATGTTGTGAACAGCGCAAAAAAACAAGTGGACGCAGGTTTTCGCGCACTTAAAATGAACGCAACGGAGGAAATGGGATGGATCGATTCTTTCGGAAAAGTACAAAAGGCAGTTGAGCGTGTGGGAAAGGTTCGCGAAGCTGTCGGCTATGATGTAGGAATAGGAATCGATTTTCACGGCCGTGTTCATAAAGCGATGGCGAAATTGTTGCTCAAAGAACTGGAACCTTTCAAGCCTCTATTTATTGAAGAACCTGTATTACCGGAAAACAACGAGGCGTTGCTGGAAATATCTAGGCATTCTGTCATCCCCATTGCAACAGGAGAAAGGATGTACACGAGATGGGGATTTAAGACAGTCCTCACCCAAGGTTGTGTCGATATCGTCCAACCAGATATCAGTCATACGGGAGGTATTTGGGAAACGCGGAAAATTGCGGCGATGGCTGAATCATTTGATGTGGCAGTTGCGCCCCACTGTCCTCTCGGCCCCATTGCACTGGCTGCTTCCCTTCAATTGGACTTTTGCACACCTAATGCTTTTATACAGGAACAAAGTTTGGGGATCCATTACAATCAGGAATCAGATTTATTGGACTACCTCGCTGAACCTGAGGTGTTTGAATACAAAGACGGGTACGTCAGTCGACTGACGAAGCCCGGTCTCGGCATCGAGATTGACGAACAAAAGGTAAGGAATATGGCCTTACAGGGGCACAACTGGCGCAACCCTGTATGGCGGAACGAGGACGGGAGTGTCACGGAGTGGTAA
- a CDS encoding SDR family NAD(P)-dependent oxidoreductase, with the protein MDDIMKLKHQVAIVTGSGRGIGRGIAEVFSREGAKVVIATRTVEEGKAVEHNIRQSGGEAFFVQTDVASESSVQQMVEQTTEKYGKIDVLVNNAGITLFKPLLEATVEDWEHVINIDLRGTFLCSKYVLPEMMKQQKGSIINISSNHAVATLPDTEIYAAAKAGVNGMTRSMALSLGKYGIRVNAICPGFTDTPHYQNWLSETGDPDKVEEEVKHFHATSRICKPEDIGKLAVYLASDDSAMMTGEALILDGGLTARLYKSKIC; encoded by the coding sequence GTGGATGACATCATGAAACTAAAACATCAAGTTGCCATTGTAACGGGCTCTGGCAGAGGAATTGGTCGTGGCATTGCTGAAGTGTTTTCCCGCGAGGGAGCAAAAGTCGTGATCGCCACACGAACCGTTGAAGAAGGAAAAGCAGTGGAACACAACATTCGGCAGTCAGGGGGAGAGGCATTTTTTGTACAAACAGACGTTGCTTCTGAAAGTAGCGTCCAACAAATGGTTGAACAGACGACTGAAAAATACGGCAAAATTGATGTTCTTGTCAACAATGCAGGAATTACCTTGTTTAAACCGTTGCTCGAGGCCACAGTTGAAGATTGGGAACACGTCATTAACATTGATTTGCGCGGGACTTTTTTGTGTAGTAAATATGTTCTACCGGAGATGATGAAACAACAAAAAGGGTCTATCATCAATATCTCTTCAAACCATGCCGTCGCGACGCTTCCGGACACGGAGATTTACGCTGCTGCGAAGGCCGGAGTTAACGGAATGACACGGAGCATGGCGTTGAGTTTAGGAAAGTACGGCATACGTGTTAATGCCATCTGCCCGGGATTTACTGATACGCCACATTACCAGAACTGGCTTTCTGAAACAGGTGACCCGGACAAAGTTGAAGAAGAAGTCAAGCATTTTCACGCCACCTCGAGAATCTGTAAACCAGAGGATATTGGAAAGTTAGCCGTCTATTTGGCATCCGATGATTCGGCCATGATGACGGGAGAAGCGTTGATTCTTGACGGTGGATTAACTGCACGGCTCTACAAATCAAAAATATGTTAA
- a CDS encoding sugar kinase has protein sequence MKADVVTVGESMVLFQPMQEGSLAYVPLFTRTIAGAESNVAIALTRLGIKTRWISRVGKDPFGDAIISTLAGEGVDTSLVIRDGSAPTSVFFKEYKGYGDPNVYYYRQNSAASRLSVEDVSENWFKGARLLHVTGITPALGSNARDMVMKTMKLARKMGLIVSFDPNIRRKLWSETTARKTLLSLVPLCDIFLPGLEEAEFLLGARSIDDYGSCFLEMGAKVVALKLGTAGSKAFIQDAAVKADSYPADRVLDTVGAGDAFAAGFLSTLLDENAMLDEVTRLKDLLKPALERANLMGSLAVRYRGDWEGYPRLDEVRRIQAGSCQTTR, from the coding sequence GTGAAAGCTGATGTCGTAACAGTTGGGGAAAGTATGGTATTATTTCAACCGATGCAGGAAGGATCTCTTGCATATGTTCCGCTGTTTACTCGGACGATAGCGGGTGCAGAGTCCAACGTCGCTATTGCCCTCACGAGGCTGGGCATCAAAACCAGATGGATCAGTCGGGTTGGCAAGGATCCCTTCGGAGATGCGATTATTTCCACATTAGCTGGCGAAGGAGTGGACACATCGCTTGTCATACGAGACGGGTCGGCACCGACATCTGTCTTTTTCAAAGAGTACAAGGGTTATGGGGATCCAAATGTTTATTACTATCGCCAAAATTCGGCGGCCAGTCGCTTATCTGTCGAAGATGTTTCGGAAAACTGGTTTAAAGGTGCGAGATTGCTCCACGTGACAGGAATTACGCCTGCATTAGGATCCAATGCGAGAGACATGGTCATGAAGACTATGAAATTAGCGCGCAAGATGGGATTAATTGTATCATTCGATCCCAATATACGCCGTAAACTTTGGAGCGAAACAACTGCAAGAAAAACGTTGCTCTCGTTAGTACCGCTGTGTGACATTTTCTTACCTGGATTGGAAGAGGCGGAATTTCTCTTAGGTGCACGATCGATCGATGATTATGGCTCGTGTTTTTTAGAGATGGGAGCCAAAGTCGTCGCACTTAAATTAGGAACAGCTGGATCAAAAGCGTTTATACAGGATGCTGCGGTAAAAGCGGACAGCTATCCCGCTGACAGAGTATTGGATACGGTCGGTGCAGGAGATGCCTTTGCTGCAGGATTTTTGTCTACTTTGTTGGACGAAAATGCCATGCTGGACGAGGTCACAAGACTAAAAGATCTCCTGAAACCTGCTTTGGAACGCGCTAACCTAATGGGATCGCTGGCTGTTCGATACCGTGGGGACTGGGAAGGGTATCCGAGATTAGACGAAGTGAGAAGAATACAAGCCGGGTCTTGTCAGACGACACGTTGA
- a CDS encoding carbohydrate ABC transporter permease → MAIILLFIFLPIYWMVVTSIKPNEAAFQIPPELFPSEPSLMSYINQLQDRTGFLTYFVNTLIVSLATTLLSIVVAVFAGYAFSRFQFPGKGPLFIVILASQMFPLTLIVVGIYVLFNQLNLLDTYLGLILAFTSFSLPFAIWMMEGFFNTIPRDLEEAAMVDGSGRFGTLFKVILPLTRPGIIAVGVYSFLNSWNNLLFALSLTSSQDMRTIAPGFLLTYVGEFQYFWADAMAGSVIVTLPMIVIFIMLQRHLVQGMTAGAVKE, encoded by the coding sequence TTGGCAATTATTTTGCTCTTTATCTTCTTGCCGATCTACTGGATGGTGGTGACATCGATAAAGCCGAATGAAGCGGCTTTTCAAATTCCGCCTGAATTGTTTCCGTCTGAACCTTCCCTCATGAGCTACATCAACCAATTACAAGATCGGACTGGTTTTTTAACTTATTTTGTCAATACGCTGATCGTTTCTTTAGCGACAACTTTGTTGAGTATTGTCGTAGCAGTGTTCGCTGGATATGCTTTTAGTCGTTTTCAGTTTCCAGGCAAAGGCCCACTGTTTATCGTGATCCTTGCGTCACAAATGTTTCCTCTAACTCTAATCGTCGTTGGCATATATGTACTCTTTAATCAATTAAACCTGTTAGACACTTATTTGGGGTTAATATTGGCATTTACGTCCTTTTCTCTTCCCTTTGCGATTTGGATGATGGAGGGATTTTTCAACACGATTCCACGAGACCTTGAAGAGGCTGCAATGGTTGACGGATCAGGGCGTTTTGGGACGCTTTTCAAGGTGATTCTCCCCCTAACTCGACCGGGGATCATTGCGGTAGGCGTTTACTCGTTTCTTAACTCGTGGAACAACTTGTTGTTTGCCCTAAGTTTAACGAGTAGTCAGGACATGAGGACGATTGCTCCAGGATTTCTGCTCACTTATGTCGGTGAGTTTCAATATTTTTGGGCAGATGCCATGGCGGGTTCGGTGATCGTCACACTTCCTATGATCGTTATTTTCATTATGTTGCAGCGTCATCTCGTTCAAGGCATGACTGCCGGAGCGGTAAAAGAATAA
- a CDS encoding SMP-30/gluconolactonase/LRE family protein: MNEKLELIVDAKADLAEGPCWDRERKVLYWVDIVGKKVHMYDPTQLQSRTIEVGQYVGAVVPRKSGGLMLAMHHGFYSLDLETEALVPIADPEREKENNRFNDGKCDASGRFWAGTMELDGKKGEGSLYCLDRNLDVRTVLQNVSISNGLGWSPDHKTMYYIDTPTRQVAAFDYDLDTGTISNKRTVVSIPEGDGDPDGMTVDEEGMIWVAHWGGSRVSRWNPSTGECLEEIPVPASQVTSCAFGGDHLDELYITTARLGLGQNDLLNEPHAGGLFRIKVNVRGLPSHPFAG; this comes from the coding sequence TTGAACGAAAAATTGGAATTGATCGTCGATGCAAAAGCTGACCTTGCTGAGGGCCCTTGTTGGGATCGTGAGCGGAAGGTGCTTTACTGGGTCGATATCGTTGGGAAAAAAGTACACATGTACGATCCGACTCAACTTCAAAGTCGAACCATCGAGGTTGGACAGTACGTAGGGGCCGTGGTTCCGCGGAAATCTGGAGGCCTGATGCTCGCCATGCACCACGGTTTTTATTCATTGGATTTGGAAACGGAAGCACTGGTTCCGATCGCTGATCCCGAAAGAGAAAAAGAAAACAACCGTTTTAACGATGGGAAGTGTGATGCTTCCGGCCGTTTCTGGGCAGGGACGATGGAGCTAGACGGGAAAAAGGGCGAGGGTTCCCTTTACTGTTTGGATCGAAACCTTGACGTCCGAACCGTCTTGCAGAACGTCAGTATTTCTAATGGGCTAGGGTGGAGCCCCGATCATAAGACCATGTACTACATCGACACACCTACACGACAGGTTGCCGCATTTGATTATGACTTAGATACAGGAACGATATCGAATAAGAGGACGGTCGTGTCTATTCCAGAAGGCGATGGAGATCCTGATGGTATGACAGTAGATGAGGAAGGCATGATTTGGGTCGCCCATTGGGGAGGGTCCCGGGTTTCTAGATGGAATCCTAGTACAGGCGAATGTCTTGAAGAGATTCCCGTCCCGGCGTCTCAAGTCACGTCATGTGCTTTTGGGGGAGACCATTTAGACGAGTTGTATATTACGACGGCTCGGTTAGGCCTTGGACAGAATGACCTGCTAAATGAACCGCATGCAGGTGGACTTTTTCGTATCAAGGTGAATGTCAGAGGGCTACCATCACATCCTTTTGCGGGGTAG